In Methylomonas sp. ZR1, one DNA window encodes the following:
- a CDS encoding DUF748 domain-containing protein, whose product MNRKKGLIAGLGLIALLAIYAFLGFYLVPALALKKLPALIQEETGQQARLSAIRFNPFKFTLTLEGFALAAKDGKDLAGFERLFVDLDTVESAKLGGVVLDVIDLHNPQVNIERRADGVFNFADIKTKQSESQPDTTDSDGESLALLVHQIAITEGRIGWQDATSGQVLSENLLPLNLSLNEFSTQAASSAPGELSVGLESGGTIQWHGDFSIAPLASKGQLQLEKIGLARSWQLFLQQILPVEIVNGVLGLQVDYTLAQAADGMLTKLSNGNVEIKQLEITENNHGKPLVSIPALAVNGINVDVNQQQVEIGAVFSSDAGISAWLQADGVVNYQALFAGDAAAPATTQPSVPPAVAEESKPWLVNVDELALNNYNIHFTDFSLPKPLELQLSELSGKVQKFSTQDSGKLPVQLSCKFNNTGGLKVDGEMSLQPFAGTWALDIHDINLKVFQSYLDPFLKLELVDGDFSGKGNLQLAVAEQLQLTFQGDANLEGLVTRDQLKNVDFLKWSNLEVSGIDIDLAKQDFKFAKVMFDRPYLRFNIKKDGKTNIDDLMLPQTPAKPAPAAKPPAKPAAGKSTEPRVSIGKIELKEGKSDFSDYSLILPFVAAMNSLNGEVSGFSSDKDAEAKLALKGKVYEMASVGIKGKYQFDTGDSDIALNFTNMPLPLITPYMAEFAGYRIEKGQMALDLRYTIKQAQLAVQNKLLIDQLTLGEHVENPNAVSLPLHLAIALLKDADGKINLDFPITGSLEDPKFSIGSLLADVLVNLISKVAMSPFKALGSLLDDDKDFSAVAFAPGSAELAVEESAKLDQLNKALLSKPELTLEIKGIAYQNLDWPAMRFEAVKDVLKKMKSGELRDKGEKVRHEYIELSDDDYKRLLAKFFGEVFPQEMDRSLLGKPRIKANPDSDFYPLAQQKLEGIFPPDPQRLNDLAIARANHIAQYLAEPGGISKDRLYLMATELNQAETADGIKSVLSLSVSQ is encoded by the coding sequence ATGAATCGAAAAAAAGGCTTGATCGCAGGATTGGGGCTTATTGCGCTTTTGGCGATCTACGCCTTCTTGGGGTTTTACCTGGTGCCGGCCCTGGCCTTAAAAAAACTGCCGGCTTTAATTCAGGAAGAAACCGGACAGCAAGCCCGGCTTTCGGCAATTCGCTTTAACCCCTTCAAATTCACACTGACCTTGGAAGGCTTTGCCCTGGCGGCGAAAGACGGCAAAGATCTGGCGGGTTTCGAGCGTTTATTTGTCGATTTGGACACCGTCGAGTCGGCAAAGCTGGGCGGTGTGGTTTTAGACGTCATTGATTTGCATAATCCGCAAGTCAATATCGAACGTCGCGCCGACGGCGTATTCAATTTTGCGGATATAAAAACCAAGCAATCAGAGTCGCAGCCTGACACAACAGACAGTGATGGCGAAAGCTTGGCGCTGTTGGTTCATCAAATCGCGATCACAGAAGGACGAATAGGCTGGCAGGATGCTACCAGCGGTCAAGTGCTATCGGAAAACCTGTTACCGCTTAATCTATCACTCAACGAATTCAGCACTCAGGCGGCAAGCAGTGCGCCGGGCGAATTGAGTGTGGGTTTGGAATCGGGCGGCACTATCCAATGGCATGGCGATTTCTCGATTGCACCGCTGGCTTCTAAGGGTCAGTTGCAGTTGGAAAAAATAGGTCTGGCCAGAAGCTGGCAATTATTTTTGCAACAAATCCTGCCGGTGGAAATCGTCAACGGCGTGCTGGGTTTGCAAGTCGATTACACGCTTGCCCAAGCAGCGGATGGGATGCTCACAAAGCTAAGCAACGGCAATGTCGAGATCAAACAGCTGGAGATCACCGAGAACAATCACGGTAAGCCTTTAGTCAGCATACCGGCCTTGGCCGTCAACGGGATTAATGTCGATGTTAATCAGCAACAAGTTGAGATTGGTGCGGTATTCAGCAGCGATGCGGGGATTAGCGCATGGTTGCAAGCGGACGGTGTTGTCAATTATCAGGCTTTGTTTGCCGGAGATGCCGCAGCTCCAGCCACCACTCAACCATCGGTACCACCAGCAGTTGCGGAGGAGAGCAAGCCGTGGCTGGTTAATGTGGATGAGTTAGCACTGAACAACTACAACATTCATTTTACCGATTTCAGTCTGCCGAAGCCGCTGGAACTGCAACTGAGCGAGTTGAGTGGCAAGGTGCAAAAATTTAGCACCCAGGACAGTGGTAAATTGCCGGTGCAATTGAGCTGCAAGTTCAATAATACCGGCGGGTTGAAAGTGGACGGCGAGATGAGTTTGCAGCCTTTTGCGGGGACTTGGGCGCTGGATATTCACGATATTAATCTGAAAGTGTTCCAATCTTATCTGGACCCCTTTTTAAAACTGGAATTGGTGGATGGCGATTTCAGCGGGAAGGGTAATCTGCAATTAGCGGTGGCCGAGCAACTGCAACTCACGTTTCAAGGCGATGCCAATTTAGAAGGTTTGGTGACTCGGGATCAGCTCAAAAACGTGGATTTCTTGAAATGGTCCAATCTGGAGGTGTCGGGAATAGACATCGATTTGGCGAAACAGGATTTCAAATTCGCCAAGGTAATGTTTGACCGTCCTTACCTGCGGTTTAATATCAAAAAGGATGGTAAAACCAATATCGACGATCTAATGCTGCCGCAAACACCCGCAAAACCAGCGCCGGCAGCTAAACCTCCTGCAAAACCGGCGGCCGGCAAATCCACCGAGCCGCGAGTCAGTATCGGTAAAATCGAACTGAAAGAGGGTAAGTCGGATTTCTCCGACTACTCCTTGATATTACCGTTCGTAGCGGCGATGAACAGTCTCAACGGCGAAGTCAGCGGGTTTTCCTCGGACAAAGATGCCGAGGCCAAGTTGGCTTTAAAAGGCAAGGTTTATGAGATGGCCTCGGTCGGTATCAAAGGCAAATATCAATTCGATACGGGGGATTCGGACATTGCCCTAAATTTTACCAACATGCCTTTGCCGTTGATTACGCCTTATATGGCTGAGTTTGCCGGCTACCGGATTGAAAAAGGCCAAATGGCGTTGGATTTGCGATACACCATCAAGCAGGCGCAGTTGGCAGTCCAGAATAAATTGCTCATTGATCAGTTGACCTTGGGTGAGCATGTGGAAAATCCGAATGCGGTGTCCTTGCCTTTGCATTTGGCGATTGCCTTGCTGAAAGATGCGGACGGCAAAATTAATCTGGATTTTCCCATCACCGGCAGTCTGGAAGATCCGAAATTCAGTATTGGTTCCTTGCTGGCCGATGTGTTGGTTAATCTGATCTCTAAAGTGGCGATGTCGCCGTTCAAAGCGCTGGGTTCGCTGCTCGATGATGACAAGGATTTTAGCGCGGTGGCTTTCGCACCGGGCAGTGCTGAATTGGCTGTCGAAGAATCCGCCAAACTGGATCAGCTTAATAAAGCCTTGCTCAGCAAACCCGAGTTGACCCTGGAAATCAAAGGTATTGCCTACCAAAACCTGGATTGGCCGGCGATGCGCTTTGAAGCAGTAAAGGATGTATTGAAAAAAATGAAGTCCGGCGAGTTGCGCGACAAAGGTGAGAAAGTTCGGCACGAATACATCGAATTATCCGACGATGACTACAAGCGCTTGCTGGCCAAGTTTTTTGGCGAAGTCTTCCCGCAGGAGATGGATAGATCCTTATTAGGCAAGCCGCGGATCAAGGCTAATCCGGACTCTGATTTTTACCCGTTGGCGCAACAGAAATTGGAAGGCATTTTTCCACCCGATCCGCAGCGCCTTAACGATCTGGCGATTGCCAGAGCCAATCATATCGCGCAGTATCTGGCCGAACCCGGCGGGATTAGCAAAGATAGGCTGTATCTGATGGCGACCGAGTTGAATCAGGCTGAAACAGCCGATGGGATTAAATCGGTGCTATCGTTGAGCGTTTCACAGTAA
- a CDS encoding RNA-binding S4 domain-containing protein: MSELNQVRIDKWLWAARFFKTRGLAGDAVSGGKVHVNGQRCKPGKEVKVGDLISVTKDQYTWELTVTDLNNQRRPAKEAVALYSEDQASIDKRIRQIELHKQQQALLHPSEREHKPNKKQRRQIHRFKQDAL; this comes from the coding sequence TTGAGTGAGTTAAACCAAGTCCGCATCGATAAGTGGTTATGGGCCGCGCGTTTTTTCAAGACGCGCGGTCTGGCCGGTGATGCAGTCAGCGGTGGCAAAGTGCACGTCAACGGCCAGCGCTGCAAGCCGGGCAAGGAAGTGAAAGTCGGCGATTTGATTAGCGTTACCAAAGACCAATACACTTGGGAGCTTACGGTGACTGATCTGAATAATCAACGCCGTCCGGCTAAAGAGGCAGTGGCGCTTTACAGCGAAGACCAAGCCAGTATCGATAAGCGAATTAGGCAAATCGAGTTACACAAGCAGCAGCAAGCCTTGCTGCATCCGTCAGAGCGCGAGCATAAACCCAACAAAAAACAACGCCGGCAAATCCATCGCTTCAAACAGGACGCGCTCTAA
- a CDS encoding rhodanese-like domain-containing protein, whose protein sequence is MSLTAQELVAAAKQQITEIDVATAQTRLSSLLLDVREPAEYAAGHLPGAVNIPRGLLEFKIDTHPDFQGRQQADIVVYCQTGGRSALATQVLNQLGYSGAVSMAGGFKAWTESGLSVE, encoded by the coding sequence ATGAGCCTTACTGCGCAAGAACTGGTAGCTGCCGCCAAACAACAGATTACCGAAATCGACGTGGCGACTGCGCAAACGCGCTTGAGCAGTTTATTGCTCGATGTGCGCGAGCCAGCGGAATACGCCGCCGGGCATTTGCCGGGGGCTGTCAATATTCCTCGCGGCTTGCTGGAGTTCAAGATCGATACCCATCCGGATTTCCAAGGCCGGCAACAGGCGGACATAGTGGTTTATTGCCAGACTGGCGGACGTTCGGCATTGGCTACTCAGGTCTTGAATCAACTGGGTTATAGCGGTGCGGTTAGCATGGCGGGCGGGTTTAAAGCCTGGACGGAGAGCGGTTTAAGCGTTGAGTGA
- the ispH gene encoding 4-hydroxy-3-methylbut-2-enyl diphosphate reductase, translating into MQIVLANPRGFCAGVDRAIEIVDQAIDTFGAPIYVRHEVVHNRTVVDGLKEKGAIFIEELSDVPVGSYLIFSAHGVSKQVQKEAEERKLTVFDATCPLVTKVHMQVAKHAKQDREVILIGHAGHPEVEGTMGQYDKCTEHGDIYLVETPDDVKNLRVNNPDNLAYVTQTTLSMTDTKIMVDALREQFPSIKEQKKDDICYATQNRQDAVHDLAKISDLILVVGSPNSSNSNRLREIAEQLGKQAFLIDTYKDLKQEWLEGINVVGVTAGASAPEVLVQEVINQLKEWGGETTQVRENKGIEEKVVFSIPKELKKHMEA; encoded by the coding sequence ATGCAAATCGTACTCGCAAACCCTCGTGGATTCTGTGCCGGCGTAGACCGGGCTATTGAAATTGTCGATCAAGCGATCGATACCTTCGGTGCACCGATTTATGTGCGGCACGAAGTGGTGCATAACCGTACGGTAGTCGATGGCTTGAAGGAAAAAGGCGCGATTTTTATCGAAGAACTCAGTGACGTGCCGGTGGGGTCGTACCTGATTTTTAGCGCTCACGGTGTGTCCAAGCAGGTCCAAAAGGAAGCGGAAGAGCGCAAGTTAACCGTGTTCGACGCGACTTGTCCGTTGGTTACCAAAGTGCACATGCAAGTAGCCAAACATGCCAAACAGGATAGAGAAGTGATTCTGATCGGCCATGCCGGTCATCCTGAGGTTGAAGGCACTATGGGACAGTACGACAAATGCACCGAGCATGGCGATATTTATCTGGTTGAAACCCCGGATGATGTGAAAAACCTGAGAGTGAATAATCCGGATAATTTGGCTTACGTCACGCAGACCACATTGTCCATGACCGACACCAAAATAATGGTCGACGCATTGCGTGAGCAGTTTCCGTCCATCAAAGAACAGAAAAAAGACGATATTTGCTACGCTACCCAAAACCGCCAGGACGCAGTTCACGATCTGGCAAAGATTTCGGATCTGATTTTAGTGGTGGGTTCGCCGAACAGCTCCAACTCCAACCGCTTGCGGGAAATCGCCGAACAGCTGGGTAAACAGGCGTTTTTGATCGATACCTACAAGGATTTGAAACAAGAGTGGCTGGAGGGCATCAACGTAGTCGGCGTGACTGCTGGGGCGTCCGCGCCTGAAGTGTTGGTGCAGGAAGTCATTAATCAACTCAAAGAGTGGGGCGGCGAAACCACCCAGGTTCGTGAAAACAAAGGTATAGAAGAAAAAGTAGTCTTCTCGATTCCGAAAGAATTGAAAAAACACATGGAAGCTTAA
- the rraA gene encoding ribonuclease E activity regulator RraA, with protein MSFLTSALCDRFSAQENFQIAEPLFRYFGGKTQFSGQITTLKVFEDNTLVRTVLEEKVNDRVLVIDGGGSKRCALLGDTLTALAVENGWQGIVVYGSIRGSEAINKMPIGVVALNTHPLCSSKHGHGHRDSMITFAGVNFKKDHYLYADSDGIIVSETKLD; from the coding sequence ATGTCATTTCTTACCAGCGCATTATGTGATCGTTTTTCCGCCCAAGAAAATTTTCAAATTGCCGAGCCATTGTTCCGGTATTTCGGCGGTAAAACCCAGTTCAGCGGGCAAATCACGACTTTAAAAGTGTTCGAAGACAACACTTTGGTGCGGACCGTGCTGGAAGAAAAAGTCAATGATCGGGTGCTGGTTATCGACGGCGGCGGCTCAAAGCGTTGCGCCTTGTTGGGGGATACTTTGACTGCTTTGGCGGTCGAAAATGGCTGGCAGGGTATCGTCGTTTACGGCAGTATTCGCGGTTCGGAAGCGATCAACAAAATGCCGATTGGTGTGGTGGCTCTGAACACTCACCCGCTTTGCAGCAGTAAGCACGGACATGGACATCGGGATTCGATGATCACTTTTGCCGGCGTCAATTTCAAAAAAGATCACTATCTTTACGCCGATAGCGACGGAATTATCGTCTCGGAAACAAAATTGGATTAA
- the yegQ gene encoding tRNA 5-hydroxyuridine modification protein YegQ, whose translation MKHIELLSPAGTIRNMRYAFAFGADAVYAGQPRYSLRVRNNDFMADNLAKGIAEAHQLGKKFFLAANVIPHNAKIKTFLKDMAPIIAMQPDALIMADPGLIMMTREQWPEMPIHLSVQANTVNYASVRFWKSMGVERVILSRELSLDEIAEIRQQCPDMELEVFVHGALCIAYSGRCLLSGYFNHRDPNQGTCTNSCRWKYDTKPAVENAEGDYLLADSTVISMNDLNAGLNTASCGGADRHPLADNIYFLEEEGRPGELLPVMEDENGTYIMNSKDLRAIEHVQRLVEIGIDSLKIEGRTKSHFYVARTAQTYRQAIDDALAGRPFQPELLGILDNLANRGYTDGFYQRHHTHEHQNYLSGYSKSHQQQFCGEITHYDTETGWADISVKNKFSLGDKLELILPQGNRDITVENMVDKYGQPMQEASGGGYEVKIPLPDADCQYGLLARYY comes from the coding sequence ATGAAACACATCGAACTCCTCTCCCCCGCCGGCACCATTCGTAATATGCGGTACGCCTTTGCGTTTGGCGCTGATGCGGTTTATGCCGGGCAGCCGCGTTATAGCCTGCGTGTGCGCAACAACGATTTTATGGCCGACAACCTAGCCAAAGGCATAGCCGAAGCGCATCAGTTGGGTAAGAAATTCTTTCTGGCCGCCAATGTCATTCCGCATAATGCCAAGATTAAAACGTTCTTGAAAGACATGGCGCCGATCATTGCGATGCAGCCGGATGCGTTGATCATGGCCGATCCTGGCTTGATCATGATGACGCGGGAACAATGGCCGGAGATGCCGATTCATTTGTCGGTACAAGCTAACACGGTGAATTACGCCAGTGTCAGATTCTGGAAAAGCATGGGTGTGGAGCGGGTGATTTTGTCGCGGGAGTTATCGCTGGATGAGATTGCCGAAATCCGCCAACAATGTCCAGATATGGAGCTCGAAGTATTTGTACATGGTGCGTTGTGTATTGCCTATTCCGGTCGCTGCTTGCTGTCCGGTTACTTCAATCATCGCGATCCGAATCAAGGTACTTGTACCAATTCCTGCCGGTGGAAATACGATACTAAGCCGGCTGTGGAAAATGCGGAAGGCGATTATTTGCTGGCTGATAGTACGGTCATTTCGATGAATGATTTGAATGCCGGGCTCAATACCGCCAGTTGCGGTGGCGCCGACCGGCATCCTTTGGCAGACAATATCTATTTCCTTGAAGAAGAAGGCCGCCCAGGCGAATTGTTGCCGGTGATGGAAGACGAAAACGGTACGTACATCATGAATTCCAAAGACTTGCGGGCGATTGAGCACGTGCAGCGCTTGGTGGAAATCGGTATCGACAGCCTGAAGATCGAAGGCCGTACCAAATCGCATTTTTACGTAGCGCGCACTGCGCAGACTTATCGGCAAGCGATAGACGACGCATTGGCGGGCCGGCCGTTTCAGCCCGAGTTGTTGGGGATTTTGGATAACTTGGCGAATCGCGGTTATACAGACGGTTTTTATCAGCGCCACCATACCCACGAACATCAAAACTACCTATCCGGTTATTCCAAAAGTCACCAGCAGCAATTTTGCGGCGAAATTACCCATTACGACACCGAAACGGGTTGGGCGGACATTAGCGTCAAAAACAAGTTTTCGCTGGGCGACAAGTTGGAGTTAATCCTGCCGCAGGGGAATCGGGATATAACTGTGGAGAATATGGTCGATAAATACGGCCAGCCCATGCAGGAAGCGTCTGGGGGCGGTTATGAAGTGAAAATTCCACTGCCTGATGCTGATTGCCAGTACGGACTGCTGGCGCGTTATTACTAG
- a CDS encoding glycosyltransferase family 2 protein produces the protein MKISIVTVSYNAAEFIHDNLQSVSRQNFNNIEHIVIDGGSTDGTVDVVCKYGQHLAKFISEPDHGIYDAMNKGIFLASGDVIGTLNADDVYADDTILSQVADIFSDPTVDVCYADLLYVDRYDASKIVRYWTSCNYRSGLFEKGWMPAHPTFFVRRRLYEQLGGFDLQFSRQADFELTMRFLAVNKVKAVYIPKIWIKMRIGGISNNSLIGIIKGNIEAYYACRKNNLPVRMPMFILRKVLSRMPQFFNRPTVPVK, from the coding sequence ATGAAAATATCAATTGTCACCGTATCTTATAATGCGGCTGAGTTTATTCACGATAATTTGCAGTCAGTATCGAGGCAGAATTTTAATAACATCGAGCATATCGTCATTGATGGTGGCTCAACCGATGGCACCGTCGATGTGGTGTGTAAATACGGTCAGCATCTGGCCAAGTTTATTTCCGAACCTGATCACGGTATTTACGATGCGATGAATAAAGGTATTTTTCTGGCGTCCGGTGATGTCATAGGTACACTGAACGCCGACGATGTGTATGCGGATGACACGATATTATCCCAAGTCGCCGACATTTTTTCTGACCCTACTGTAGACGTCTGCTACGCAGATTTGTTGTATGTCGATAGGTACGATGCTTCAAAAATTGTTCGATATTGGACTTCTTGTAACTATCGTAGCGGTTTATTCGAAAAAGGTTGGATGCCGGCGCATCCCACTTTTTTTGTGCGTCGCCGCCTCTATGAGCAGTTGGGCGGATTCGATTTACAGTTTTCCAGACAAGCAGACTTTGAGTTGACTATGCGATTTCTAGCCGTGAATAAGGTTAAGGCTGTTTATATTCCCAAAATCTGGATAAAAATGCGGATCGGCGGTATTTCCAATAATAGTCTGATCGGCATTATCAAAGGAAACATAGAAGCTTATTACGCTTGCCGAAAGAATAACCTGCCCGTGCGAATGCCGATGTTTATTTTACGTAAGGTTCTTTCCCGGATGCCGCAGTTTTTTAATAGACCGACTGTCCCCGTTAAGTAG
- a CDS encoding glycosyltransferase family 2 protein: MNKENRPLLTIAIPTWNRANYLVKNIEQIVSQLGELTYPIEILVSDNCSSDNTKDCVDEFLNKGLPIRYIRNSENIGPDLNIAQCFNQAAGQYVLIFGDDDLLIDGSLKHLESLLARKNYGVVSVRAYGYDFDFRAEYPGGSEKLYEFANSNEFIVKLGKFSTLISVNIISKDYLQGVDANDYCGTNLVHIDLIYSAALKAPVNLYVDSYLVAYKRNNSGGYSFSDVFVDKFGAIVDKYIDSGLSVGTKYKLESDMLIGYYPYYVLRLRLQGTEDLSIAYSRFNARFSQHWTFHCFVAPIFKLPKGLAIIYGAMSVFIGRVLTGDFRRGCAFVWVRLGKFIRH; the protein is encoded by the coding sequence ATGAATAAAGAGAATAGGCCCTTGCTAACTATTGCCATTCCAACTTGGAATAGGGCAAATTATTTAGTTAAGAATATCGAACAAATTGTATCTCAGCTTGGTGAATTAACTTATCCAATAGAGATTTTAGTATCCGACAACTGTTCCAGCGATAATACTAAAGACTGCGTCGACGAGTTTTTAAACAAAGGACTTCCGATACGATATATAAGAAACTCGGAGAACATAGGTCCTGATCTAAATATTGCACAATGCTTTAATCAGGCGGCTGGGCAATACGTTTTAATTTTTGGCGATGATGACTTACTGATAGATGGCTCGTTAAAACATCTGGAAAGTTTATTGGCGCGTAAAAATTATGGTGTGGTGTCAGTCCGAGCATATGGTTACGACTTCGACTTTAGGGCTGAATACCCTGGCGGTAGCGAGAAATTGTACGAATTTGCAAACTCAAACGAGTTTATTGTCAAGTTAGGTAAGTTTTCGACGTTGATTTCCGTGAATATAATATCCAAGGATTATTTGCAAGGTGTCGATGCTAACGATTACTGCGGAACCAATCTGGTACACATTGATTTAATTTACAGTGCTGCTTTAAAGGCGCCTGTTAATCTATATGTAGACAGCTATTTGGTGGCTTATAAGCGTAATAATAGCGGCGGGTACTCCTTTTCCGACGTGTTCGTTGATAAGTTTGGCGCTATTGTTGATAAATATATTGATAGTGGATTATCCGTCGGTACTAAATATAAACTCGAATCGGATATGCTGATAGGCTATTATCCATACTACGTGTTAAGGTTGCGGTTGCAGGGAACTGAAGATTTGAGTATTGCCTATTCACGATTTAATGCCAGATTTTCTCAGCATTGGACTTTTCATTGTTTTGTCGCGCCAATTTTTAAGCTGCCAAAAGGATTGGCAATAATTTACGGTGCTATGTCGGTTTTTATCGGAAGAGTGTTGACTGGCGACTTCAGACGTGGTTGCGCTTTTGTTTGGGTACGGTTGGGCAAATTTATTAGGCATTAG
- a CDS encoding lipopolysaccharide biosynthesis protein, whose amino-acid sequence MQVDKKTLAVLAQRGWQAGAGLITLFCIARYLSPAEQGYYYTFASLAGLQALLDMGLSTILVQQAAHEFAELTWLPHGAVVGKNVGRYLALTKKALCWYGVSGLLFLLVYPGGLYFFSHRPQESDLAWQQPWLVLVVSTAVGLALLPVLAIVEGSGKVVEVYSLRLVQGIVGAIAIWFTLMQGGGLYAVAMMPASAALIALVWALFRYPKLWVSALFGISGDFGWWRELWPMQWRLGISWLCGYFLTQMHTPLLFQTQNAVVAGQMGVTMTVCNMLGLLSLAWMTSRIPVLAKAAGQQDWDLLDKEFKKGFKRSLAVFVLGAVFFVLIRYAADYTAYGVRFLPFWETFVLIGAILFAHISGLLAIYLRAHRKEPFLWLSLSGALLTVGGSVWLAPSLGSAGIVLVLFLVNVGFGFPTSLVMWVMLRKKWHAII is encoded by the coding sequence ATGCAGGTCGATAAGAAAACGTTAGCAGTTTTAGCGCAACGCGGCTGGCAGGCTGGCGCTGGCCTGATTACGCTGTTTTGCATTGCACGATATTTATCGCCTGCTGAACAGGGCTACTACTACACCTTTGCCAGTCTCGCCGGCTTGCAGGCGTTATTGGATATGGGTCTGTCCACCATACTGGTGCAGCAGGCGGCGCATGAATTTGCCGAATTGACTTGGTTGCCGCATGGGGCGGTCGTTGGTAAAAATGTCGGCCGCTATCTGGCTCTGACTAAAAAAGCGTTGTGTTGGTATGGTGTTTCAGGACTGCTGTTTTTGTTGGTTTATCCGGGCGGTTTGTATTTCTTTAGTCATCGGCCCCAGGAGTCGGATTTAGCCTGGCAGCAACCTTGGTTGGTTCTAGTTGTCAGTACCGCAGTAGGTTTGGCCTTATTACCGGTTTTGGCTATAGTGGAAGGCAGCGGTAAAGTTGTGGAGGTCTATTCGCTGCGCTTGGTGCAAGGTATTGTTGGCGCTATCGCCATTTGGTTTACCCTAATGCAGGGGGGCGGTCTTTATGCGGTCGCTATGATGCCCGCATCGGCTGCCTTGATTGCTTTGGTATGGGCACTATTTCGCTATCCGAAACTATGGGTGTCAGCGTTGTTTGGAATTTCTGGAGACTTCGGTTGGTGGCGAGAGCTTTGGCCGATGCAATGGCGTTTGGGAATCAGTTGGCTCTGCGGGTATTTTTTAACGCAGATGCATACTCCGCTATTGTTTCAAACTCAGAATGCTGTGGTTGCAGGGCAAATGGGTGTCACCATGACCGTTTGCAACATGTTGGGTTTGTTAAGTTTAGCTTGGATGACGAGCCGAATCCCCGTGTTAGCGAAAGCTGCCGGTCAACAGGATTGGGATTTACTGGACAAGGAATTCAAAAAGGGTTTTAAACGTTCACTTGCGGTATTTGTCCTGGGGGCGGTGTTTTTTGTTTTGATTCGCTATGCGGCCGATTACACGGCGTATGGCGTAAGATTTTTACCGTTTTGGGAAACTTTTGTTCTCATCGGTGCAATTTTGTTTGCCCATATTTCCGGATTGTTAGCTATCTATCTCAGGGCGCACCGTAAGGAGCCCTTTCTTTGGTTGTCCTTGTCAGGAGCGTTGTTGACCGTTGGTGGCTCGGTTTGGCTGGCGCCAAGTTTGGGTTCGGCGGGTATTGTGCTGGTGTTGTTTTTAGTGAATGTTGGGTTCGGTTTTCCGACATCGCTGGTGATGTGGGTAATGCTTCGTAAAAAGTGGCACGCGATAATATAA
- a CDS encoding glycosyltransferase: MTNFGQWNNQLLEPVLITYNRASCLKETLQTFLDAGLTEMRLHVLDNASTDETGDVVAAYQEQWPNLKYHRNKYNIGGNGNILRAVEITDSKYCWIIGDDDDWHLEYVIDLIYALENSDADIIRLGWLVEDKHRGQLISALDLAENESLFFASISMISATITRRSILAAYLPNSYMNIGDAYPQLVPAILAVQQTPLLVYSTKNNLMTHTPNTGPGYYFGDLEWYAAWFRTSRFLTDTKLRIKFIGEITRYMTRDRNNKNGCLWLVKVALNYKAQGINQFNYLLSMLAYGDGWRGRILIVLLVYCLMPGRLAGGLRRFYRKLFNLPERTLTIDRSRL, encoded by the coding sequence ATGACCAACTTTGGGCAATGGAATAATCAACTACTGGAGCCAGTATTGATTACCTATAATAGGGCCTCGTGCTTAAAAGAAACATTGCAAACTTTTCTCGATGCCGGTCTGACAGAGATGCGTCTGCATGTTCTGGATAATGCATCGACAGATGAGACAGGTGATGTTGTGGCTGCATATCAGGAGCAATGGCCTAACCTGAAATATCATCGTAACAAATATAATATTGGCGGTAACGGTAATATTTTGCGAGCGGTGGAAATAACTGATTCAAAATATTGCTGGATTATAGGTGATGATGATGACTGGCACCTGGAATATGTTATAGATTTAATTTATGCGCTGGAAAATAGTGATGCCGATATTATTCGTTTGGGTTGGCTGGTAGAGGATAAACATAGAGGTCAGCTTATCAGTGCACTGGATTTGGCTGAAAATGAATCGTTATTCTTTGCTAGTATTAGCATGATTTCCGCAACAATAACTAGGCGTTCTATTTTGGCGGCTTATTTGCCAAATTCTTACATGAATATTGGCGATGCTTACCCTCAATTAGTACCCGCCATCCTTGCCGTGCAACAAACACCTCTCCTTGTTTATAGTACCAAAAATAACTTAATGACACATACTCCAAATACCGGCCCAGGATATTATTTCGGTGATTTGGAATGGTATGCTGCTTGGTTTAGAACCAGTAGGTTTTTAACGGATACAAAGCTCCGGATAAAATTTATTGGGGAAATTACTCGGTATATGACAAGAGACAGGAATAATAAGAACGGCTGTTTGTGGTTGGTTAAAGTAGCCTTAAATTACAAGGCCCAAGGTATAAATCAATTCAATTATTTGTTGTCTATGCTGGCATATGGTGATGGTTGGCGCGGTCGCATCCTAATCGTATTGCTGGTCTATTGCTTAATGCCCGGCCGTTTGGCAGGAGGCTTGCGGCGATTTTATCGTAAGCTTTTTAATTTACCCGAGAGAACTTTAACTATTGATCGATCCAGGCTTTGA